The genomic segment gttttaatatttttttaatattaatattttttataaaattataagttattttatttaaataaaaataaattattaattaaagtgCCAGTATgattaataaatatttgatgcagtGAAATATTTGGTTGATGACGTATATTACGAGACCCACAAATATTTGGAGGAATGGAGGAAAATACATTCACTGCTGTAGATGGCCTGATTCTAGGTTCTGCAACATCGTATATTTCTCCCCGGCAGCTAGGTTAGATCATAGAAGCCCTCCGCCTCCGCCTCCGCCTCCGCCTCCTCTCCTCCATTGCAGTTCATCTGCTCAATCTTACTAAATTTGCTTgagtttttattaattttctttcaaatatgTCTTTGCTGGTGTTAATTACGAAAGCTTCGTGTACTAACACTACAATGTCAGAGGAAGAGTTAAACTATCCAATTGTTCTTAATCCAGACCCTATTAATCTCAGCCTAACGCCAGAGTCTGAGGACCCGAAATCTGAACGCCCACGCCCAATAAAAAAGGTTACGGGTTGGGAAATTTCTCAGACAGATAAGGAAATTGTTAAACTAGGGGAAATTTTCTGCAAGCAACTGAGGAGGAAGTTGAAGAATACCAACAATCATGGTATCGATGGGTTCTTGGAGCTGTTCACTTCTCATTTGATGAAAATTGGGGAGAAAGTTGGGATTTCGGTTgaactggatcagttggaggaAGGGTATGTTTGTAAGTTGATCGGGAAATTGGGGCGTTTAATGGGTAGGGATGTGAAGAGTTTGATTCCGGAGGCCTGTATTGTTTTCGAGGTTTGGGATGTTTTGGAGAGTTTGGTAACTAATGGTCTCGTGGAACATTCTTGTACTTCAAATTTGATTCATAATTTGATTGAAAAACGAAAGtcgaatttgattgatttgTGTGTCAAGCATTTATCGGATATACAGACTTATGAGTTGATGTGTATTTTGAAGTATTTTTTGTTGCTGCCTGATGACGGGTACGAGAGTTTGGCCTCAGTGAGGAAGGATTGGGAGAGTCAGGCACTTTTAGTAATTGAGAAAGCAAGCGGTAGTGGGAAACATAAGAGCTTGGCAAAGGATGCTTCGCTTCTGGTCATGCTGGCACATGATGGATTTTCGGTTACAGAATTGTGCTTGCATAGTTTACTTTCGTCTCCGCATTTGGATGAGGTTATTTTTTCAGTTTGTATTGGAAAGTTGAATGGTGAGGAGTTAAAGGCTTTGATTCGATACTTGGGAAAATGGCTTAGAAAATATGAGAGATTTCCTCAAGTAGGCCCTTGTCCTAAAGCATCATCAGCTTTGGGCTTAAAGGTTTGCGATCGGATTCCGACTTTGGAAAATGTCATAAAGTGTCTTGGCTTGGTTGTGGATGAACATTTTTCTTCTCTGGTTTTGCAATCCGAAATTCAGAAGGAGTTGAGATCTTTTGAGGGCATTGTTAATTCCCTAGCTTCTGAAGCAAGGCTTTGTGGTACTTTGACAATTTTAactgaaatattatgattttaacACAGTGGTATGTTTGTGAATATTGCTTGCTATTAATAGCCTCTATTCTTACTTTAGTTGTAAGATGGTACATTAAGCACTATTGTTTGTTGTTTATCATATTTGTGTCCTGTTTTTAGTctcttaatcacctcaattttGATCCGAGTAAGTTTGATATCTTCTTGCAATGATTCTAGCCCAAGCTTTTTAACTTGTATAAAACGGAATAATCGTGAATTTGTTATGCTTGATTATGATGTTTTTTGAGTAACTTTATTATTGAAATAAATGCACAGTCTCAATACGCTGGTTGAATGTTAGAACCTATTTATTGATGAGTATATTTTGAGATTCACCTTATGCATAAGTCGGAGAGCTTAAAAGTTAGACATGCATATGTTCGATGAATCATTTTGGTCCCAGATCAGTAAGGAACCAAAGCGTTTGGCCTAGTTTCCAATTCTATTTGGTGGCATAATGCGTTGAATGGAATTGGGGATTTGAATTTGGGTTGTAAGCCATTCTCTCTGTTAAGAACTTGAACCAATTTGCATTTGGACCTTTAGCACCAGGTTAGTTAAGAACTTGAACCATCTGCAATGTGGTCCCTCAATAACTCAAACCGGATTGAAGAGCTCATGTAGCCAAATCATACCACAAATGTTCATTCTTCTCTTGCTGAAACTGGATGGTCCTTTTCTGAAGATGTTATCTTGCAGCAACCTTTCACCTTTTGTTTTATATGTTCATCTACTATGTAAATCGCTTTCTTGTCAATACATACTGTTTTCTAATATTTGGCTCTGTGCACCTCGTATGCAGTCTGGACACATCATCCATTTTGAATATCCACAACTGCCGCATTTGCTGAATCAGAAAGTTTATATAACGGAATGACAGAGAGAAACGGAGACCAAAGCTCTTAATCAGTCGCCAAATATCAAATACGGAGACCCGGACCCATTTTTTCACCTAGTTTTTGAGATAGTAATTCAGTTCCTTGTAATCTTTTGTGTTTGTGTTCCATACTGATTGTGGAAATCGGTTTGTGCTATCAGAAATCAATTTTTTCCCCAAAAATTTACCATTACTAGTCATAACTATTTGGGTGATTATTTAGTTGGTTGTTTCGGATATTAACCGGGGCTTGACATTCCATCCTAAATGCATTATTTCGTCATTTTTAAAATGTAGGTGCTTCTCCTAAAAGGTGGTATACATTTTCTGATCACTCTTCGCCCAAAAAGAAGTTTTGAAGTTGAATTCATGGCCCATTACTGCTTTTCATATTTTCTTCCCCAGATTGACTCTTATTTTTATTTCGGAAAGATCTTCGTCATACATTTTCTTGCTTGAATCATAGAACATTATGAAGTTTGCTATAAATTCTTGAAAATATCACGTTGCGGCTAATTCTTATCATTTCTAAATAAACCATTCAAGTTAtacatttattttattacataattttgttcttcagattttaaaataagaaaaaaattgtttgcgagGCATTAACGCACGGGATTCTAAATACATTAAATACAGGGTAGGGAAATGCAAAAAAGCAGGACAATAAACTACAAAAACTGAGGTAAGTCTCATCCCTTTGCCTAATGCACAAAGCTTATAACTAAAGCAAGAACAGATTCTTGTAAAAGCAAGCAATTTTCAATGGTTACCCATGTTTTGACATCACAATATGTCTCTCAGCTTCAATTTGCCAAAGAACCACAAAGCCTTGTTTCTAGAATCTAATTATAAGCTACTGACTACACGATTTGGGTTTGCAAAACCGTAGAAGAGAAGAGAACTGCAAACCTTTAAGCCCTAAGGTGATAATGCCTTAGGACAAGGAGTGCATTTCAGAAATCTCTCATATTTCCTAAGCCATTTTCTCAGCTATGGACCAAAACCTGAACTCATCACTACCAGTCGACTTGCCCAAACGAGCTAAAAATACCACATCATCCAAAACCCGAGACGCATGTAAACGATGCGAGCACATCTCTGTAATCGAAAGATCCATCATGTTCATGTGCTATAACGACCAAAAGCGACGCCTCCTTCGCCAAGCTCTCCTGTTTCCCACCAACTCCCTTACCACTTTTCCGATGGCTAACAGTGCCTGACTCTCCCAATCCTTCCTCACTGACGCCAAACTCTCATCATCAGGCAGGAGCAAAAAATACCTCAAAATACACAAGTCCTCAAAAAGCCTGTGTATTCGCCAAATGATTCACACGCAAATCCATTAAATCTAAACTTCATTTTCAGTCAAATTATGAACTAAATGAATAACAAGAATGTTCCAGTGAGACCATTTAGCTATGAAACTCTCCAAAAACACCCCAAACCTGATAAAACAACACTAGCCAATAGCCATGAACAAGTGCATATGTGCCCACAAGTAatgaaacaaaataaatatatgcACATATATATACAACTAGGTAATGAAGACTCGAAAGAAAGAGCAACAGAAAAATGTAGAGTAATTGTGTGACAATGCATCTTAGGTAACATGAACACTTGGAGAAACAACTAAACAATATCGAGTTAATTCTACACGGAATTCGCCTATTTGTACGAGTACACACAATGTATATCACTTATAATACTGCATCTAAGCAATCTATTGCAGTAATCCAGCTAAAATTAGTTTGAAGTATTACAAATCTTCGTACTTGATCACACATATACTGATCAATTGATGAAGAAATAGTCAGCACCACTAATACTCTCATTACTAAAATGCATCGAAAAAATCACTATATTGCCATCTATCCGTCTAGCTGTGTATCACATCACCCTGATCTGAAACTAAACTCGTAAACTTAAATCCAGGTCTGGACAACGCAAGCAGGCCGAATCTATAGAAGAGTAGGATGAAGCATATTCTTGATCTTCACCATCTATAGCTGGAAAATTCAAATCAAAACCTCCGGCCTCCTCCGCTGCGGCCTTCTCCCAGTGGCATCTCTTGTGTCCACCCAATGCTTGGCCACTCGAAAAGACCCGCATACAGATGCTACATTTGTGCCCAATTATCATCTGATTATCACGAGTACCGTCACCCTCTATGCTGTGTTCTTGATCATCGACATTATTCATCGCAATCGCGTAGCATCCCTTCACATTCTTGTGGCTTGCCCTATGTCCCCCAAGAGCCTGGTGAGACCCAAACACCTTCTTGCAACCAGAACACTCGAACCCTCGATcattattgttgttgttattattattattattgtcggattgataataataatagaaaTAATCAAGTGAATGCAGCGGCGTCCCTTGGTTAACAGTGCAAGCAGTAGAAAGGGATTCCTGGTTATCATCCCCGTTAGCCAGAAGCAGGAGACACGAGGCAACCTCGTGTTCCTCCTCCGTCATTGCGGACGAATCTTCACTATCATGATGGTGGCGGAGGTAGGGCGGTGGGTTGATCCCCCTCCACTCTCTTTCCGGGTGGCAGCGCATGTGCCCGAAAAGGGCCTTCCACGACCAAAACCTCTTGCCGCACTCAGTGCATGGCCTCGTGATCTTCGGGGCTGCGGGGTCGGGCTTTCTTGCGGATTTGTTGACTCTGGAAGCTGCTCCGGCGGTCACAATCTTGGAGCGTTTCTTTCTAGGGTTTTGTTTGGCTAGACCACTGGATTCTTGTCGGGCTGGAGACAAAGAAAACATCTTCGGCGTATGGAAATCGGAGCTGCGGTTATCCATGATGCTGTGTAAAGGAGTGGCGTTTTGGAGGTGGAAAAATGGTGTAAGAATGGAGGAGCGGGGCGGTTATTGTTGTTCTTCCGCAGGTAGTTACAACGTTAACGTTATGGTTGTGAAATTCTATCCTCATTCCTTAACTTAATCTTAATCCGTAATTAaccaaatttgaaattaatcccattcaaattaaacaaaattattcataagattataaaattttatatatatattcatcaaaaataaaaaaattaattatgtgtAACCCAAATCTATGTTGCTATATACCAACGGAAAATTACATTTGTGATTTGTAACTtgcatattttgttattttttgtcttattatttatcaatttatgGTCTTGATACATTACTTTATACTTTTTTCGATTTTACTTTTTTATCCGGCATCGTTTGGTTCGTGTGATAAAATAAGTAAATGATATATAATAAGAgtgattataaaataaaaagtatGAATAAATAACACATTATGATAAATTATATAATGTTTGACATTATTTTAACTTGCTtgattatttttgttaattatattatgattaCTAAAATATCCTCATCATATCTTAATtagtaatatatttttaaagtgattgaataaataataaaatttctagaattaatttatctaaaaaattataaataaaattaaaatattgtatgaattattaaattttcattaatttcaattttcgaaaacaactaaaaaataaattaatgttatagaaaataattaaaatttgataataacataaatatgtatttattgtgataattaaaatagtaatgaaaatttaaatattaaataatggttaataacaattataatattacggttaaaataatataataataattaaaatatgatcaataataattaaattaattataatattagtcaaattaaaaattatatttaaatattattaaatttgttgaatttataattacgTAAACTCtaagatattaaaaaaaaattaaattaatcaaacaTCATTCATTCTCcctcaaaaaattatatattcattAATAAGAGGATAATAATGCATACAGTACGGGCCGCATACGGGATGAACGGGCCCCTATCACAATCTTAATCATGCACACCAAAAACATGATAAGTGAAGGGTTAAAAATCAATAACTCCTTATCATGAACACCAAAAAATGCCTCAGAGTATTGACATGGCGTCGAAAAATAACGATGTGTCATAAAAAACGATTACGTGTTTCTGAAATTAACATGGCTACGAACGTTGCTGATATGCCTGATGTCACGTAAGCATTtcagtaaaaaaaaaactattttttgcTGTTTAGTAAACTGAGATCATGAATAATCTATAAGAtgataaataaacaaaaaaatgtgTTAGTTACAAAAGAAAATTgtaaatagattttttttaaaaggaatTCTGACCTTAAATTATGTAATGAATTGTGATAATTTCTGAAATTGGTTGGCTGTTTTTTGTCcatgtttatgttttttttttctccatgataaattttatagcTACGGATTGCGAGAGAAACTGAAAATTACGGGATAAATATAATAACGTAAAAAAACACACACGATTACATATTAAACTatgttttttaaaacttttagtaaatagtaaaaaaattaatggTAATTATAAATCATGATAAGTTGTGGAAAGT from the Primulina tabacum isolate GXHZ01 chromosome 16, ASM2559414v2, whole genome shotgun sequence genome contains:
- the LOC142529738 gene encoding uncharacterized protein LOC142529738 encodes the protein MSLLVLITKASCTNTTMSEEELNYPIVLNPDPINLSLTPESEDPKSERPRPIKKVTGWEISQTDKEIVKLGEIFCKQLRRKLKNTNNHGIDGFLELFTSHLMKIGEKVGISVELDQLEEGYVCKLIGKLGRLMGRDVKSLIPEACIVFEVWDVLESLVTNGLVEHSCTSNLIHNLIEKRKSNLIDLCVKHLSDIQTYELMCILKYFLLLPDDGYESLASVRKDWESQALLVIEKASGSGKHKSLAKDASLLVMLAHDGFSVTELCLHSLLSSPHLDEVIFSVCIGKLNGEELKALIRYLGKWLRKYERFPQVGPCPKASSALGLKVCDRIPTLENVIKCLGLVVDEHFSSLVLQSEIQKELRSFEGIVNSLASEARLCGTLTILTEIL
- the LOC142529793 gene encoding zinc finger protein ZAT3-like, which produces MDNRSSDFHTPKMFSLSPARQESSGLAKQNPRKKRSKIVTAGAASRVNKSARKPDPAAPKITRPCTECGKRFWSWKALFGHMRCHPEREWRGINPPPYLRHHHDSEDSSAMTEEEHEVASCLLLLANGDDNQESLSTACTVNQGTPLHSLDYFYYYYQSDNNNNNNNNNNDRGFECSGCKKVFGSHQALGGHRASHKNVKGCYAIAMNNVDDQEHSIEGDGTRDNQMIIGHKCSICMRVFSSGQALGGHKRCHWEKAAAEEAGGFDLNFPAIDGEDQEYASSYSSIDSACLRCPDLDLSLRV